Genomic segment of Erythrobacter sp. BLCC-B19:
CAATCCCGGCTGCGCGGTCGTCCCACAGCATCCAGTCGGCATAGGGCGAATTGCGGTCCGCGAGCGCGGCTGTCCACCACGGATGACCCTCGGCGAGGTATTGAAACTCCATGTCGAGATAGATCTTCATGCCCCGCGCATGGGCATCGGCGATCAGCTTCTGCAGGTCTTCCCGGGTGCCATAACGGGGGTCGATCCCTTCGAAATCGGTGGCGAAGTAATTGTGATAAACACGGCTCGGGTAGAGCGGGGTCATCAGCACCGCTGTTACGCCTAGCGAGCGCAGGTAGGGCAGCGACTGGCGCACCCCTTCGAGATCGCCATGGCCGTCGCCGTTGCTGTCGCGGAAGCTGCGCTGGAAGACGTGATAGACCACCTCTCCCTCCAGAACATCAGCCGGGACGGGCGGCTGGGCCGCGGCGGGCAAGGCGAGGGTCAGGGCAGCCAGAGCGCAGGCCAATCGGTTCATTGGGTCACCTTCGGTTGGGGAGAGCGAAGCGGGAACCACGCCAGGGCGGAGAGCAGCAGGAACCCGCCGGACAGCGCGAAAATCAGCCCCTTGTCAGGGGCGGCGGCGACAAGGCGGGCAATGCCGAGACTGGAAAGCAGCTGCGGCAGGACAATGGACAGGTTGAACAAGCCCATGAACAGCCCCATCCGCGCGCCATCGACATGGCTGGACATGATCGAAAAGGGCAGGCTGACAATCGCTCCCCAGCCGATCCCGCAAAGCGCCATCAGGCCGTAGAGCTGCCAGGGCTCTGCCACCGCCAGCCAGACGCCGGCGCAGCCCAGCGCCATCAGGCCGAGCGCGGCGATATGCACCCGCACCGGATCATACGCCCGCGCCAGCCAGCCAAGTCCCAATGGCGCAAGCGCGGCAACTGCGTTCATGGCGAGGAAGGCAAGGCTCGTGACCTGCCCGAGAGCCTCGGCACCAAGCGCCGGCATGCGGCCTTGCAGGAAGCTGACCATGAACACGAAGATCGGCTGCACGCCCAGCCACGTCAGGGCGCTCGCGGCGATGATCCGGCGGAAGGTGCCGTCAGGTCCGCCCTGCCGGATAAAGGCATGAAGGATCAGCAGCACACTTGCGCCAGCGCACAGCAGTTCGGCCGCATAGCCCTGCGGCGCGATGCCCAAAAGGTGCAGAGCAAAACCATAGAGATCGTAGACCAGCAGCGCCCACAGCGGTGATATGGCGAAAGCAAGACGCGCCGGGGTCAGGGTGGGTGCCGGATCGCCAGCGGCCGGGGGCGCGCCAAGTTCGCGCGGCTCGGAAATCAGGATCACCGGAAGAAGGGTGAACACCAGCACCAGACCTGCCGCGACATGGATCAGCACATCATTGCCGAAGGCGGCCGCAAGCGCATAGGCGCCGACCCCGAAACTGCCCGAGACCACCTGCATGAGCGAGAAACTGCGGGTGCGCTCGGCGCCTTCTTCGGTGACATCGGCGATCAGGCTGCGGGCAGGATTGAAGCCGACATTGACGGCCAGGTCGAGCGTCAGCGCCACAGTCACCGCCACGGCCATGATGCTCGCGAGGCCCAGAGCGCCGGAAATCTCGCCGATCCGGGGCAGCAAGAGCAGCGACACGGCCGCCGCCACGCCGCCAATGAGGATGAAAGGCCGCCGCCGACCGCCAAGCAGCCACACGCGGTCGCTTAGCGCGCCGATCAACAACTGACCCGCGATCCCCGCCAAGGGCCCTGCGGCCCAGACTAACCCGATCTCCTCGATTTCAAAGCCGTAGCGCGTGGCAAGAATCCAGCTCAGCACGGAAATCTGCACCGACAGGGCCAACCCCATGGCGGTTGCGGGAAGGCTCAGGATAATTGCAAAGGCTGGCGAGCGCGTGCCTGTCGGCGGCGCGCTGATGCACTGAGCCGTCGCTGTGCCGATGCGATCCTGAATCCCGAACAGACCCGCTCTCCCCTCTCGTCCGGTCAGGCCATCTGCTGGCCTGCGCACACCGCCATCGGTGCTTGTCGGCACCACCATAGCTGCTCGTGCCACCAGCGTATGGGCTGCTTGCTTGGCCGAAACCTGCGAAAACCTGTCGTTATCTTGCACTCGGCTTGATCGCAGGAGACAGACCGGCTCCCGCTGCCCCACAGGAACGGCGCAATTGTGATGGGCAGCGGGATGACGACAAGCGCAGGATCAGGGCCGCAGGACGGCGCGCCATGGTGGCGCGGAGCGACAATCTACCAGATCTATCCGCGCAGCTTCGCCGACAGCAACGGCGATGGGATCGGCGATCTGCCGGGCATCACCGCGAGGCTCGAACACGTCGCCTCGCTCGGCGTGGACGCGGTGTGGATTTCGCCCTTCTTCGTCTCGCCGATGCATGATTACGGCTATGACGTTGCCGATTATCGCGATGTCGATCCGCAGTTCGGAACGTTGGAGGACTTCGATGCGCTACTGGCAAAGGCCCACGCACTGGGTCTGAAGGTGCTGGTCGA
This window contains:
- a CDS encoding MFS transporter, yielding MVVPTSTDGGVRRPADGLTGREGRAGLFGIQDRIGTATAQCISAPPTGTRSPAFAIILSLPATAMGLALSVQISVLSWILATRYGFEIEEIGLVWAAGPLAGIAGQLLIGALSDRVWLLGGRRRPFILIGGVAAAVSLLLLPRIGEISGALGLASIMAVAVTVALTLDLAVNVGFNPARSLIADVTEEGAERTRSFSLMQVVSGSFGVGAYALAAAFGNDVLIHVAAGLVLVFTLLPVILISEPRELGAPPAAGDPAPTLTPARLAFAISPLWALLVYDLYGFALHLLGIAPQGYAAELLCAGASVLLILHAFIRQGGPDGTFRRIIAASALTWLGVQPIFVFMVSFLQGRMPALGAEALGQVTSLAFLAMNAVAALAPLGLGWLARAYDPVRVHIAALGLMALGCAGVWLAVAEPWQLYGLMALCGIGWGAIVSLPFSIMSSHVDGARMGLFMGLFNLSIVLPQLLSSLGIARLVAAAPDKGLIFALSGGFLLLSALAWFPLRSPQPKVTQ